The Streptomyces durmitorensis genome contains the following window.
GGATGGGAGTGCGTCCACGGCCCGCGGCCCGGCGCGCGGGATCCGTCTACGGTGGGGGCATGGACGCACTGGGGGATCTCCTGCGCGGCGTACGCGCGGACGGAGCACTGTTCAACCGCACGGTCCTGAGCGGGCCCTGGGAGTCGGAGCACAGCGAAGGGGCGGCGCTGACGCTGGCCACAGTGGTGCGCGGCACGGCCCGCGTCACGGTCGTGCCGGGCACGCCCTGCGCCCTGCGGGAGGGCGACGCGGCCGTGGTCTGCACGACGGCCCCGTTCGCCCTCTCGGCCGCGGGCTCCGACGAGTGCGAACTGGTCACCGGTGCCTACCAGTTGGACAGCGCCGTCGGCCGGCGCCTGATCAGCATGCTGCCGCCGCTCCTGATCGTCCCCGCGGGCGACGACTGCATGCCCATCCTGGAACTGATCGCCGCGGAGGTGGCCGCCGACCGGCCGGGGCGCCAGTACGTGATGGACCGGATGCTCGACTGGATGCTGGCCTGCACCCTTCGCGAGTGGTTCGACCTGCCGGATGCCTGTCCGCCCGCCTGGTACCGCGCGCTCGGCGACGAAGTGGTCGGCCCCGCCCTGCACGCCATGCACGACGAGCCCTCGCGGCCCTGGACGGTGGCCTCGCTCGCCGCACGCGCCCAGGTGTCCCGGGCGGCGTTCGCCCGCAACTTCGCGGAGCTGGTCGGCAGGCCCCCCATGGCCTACCTCACCGAGTGGCGGATGACGCTCGCCGCCGAGCTGCTCGCCGAGCCGGGCGCGACGGTGGCCGCCGTGGCCGGACAGGTCGGGTACGCGGACGGCTTCAGCTTCAGCGACGCCTTCAAGCGGATCCGCGGCATCGCACCGAGCGGCTACCGCGCCTCGCTGACCGCAGGGCGCCCGGACTCCGGCTCCGGCTCCGGCTCGCTCAGGGCGGCGGGCTGACCCCCGTCCCCTGCACGCCACGCAGGCCCCGGAGCCCGGCCCTGACCCGGCCCCAAGGCAGCCCGGCCCTGACCCGACTCCACAACAGCCCGGCCCTGACCTGACGCGAAGACGGAGACCACCCAGAGCAGGCCGAGGTCTATGCCCAGTTCGATGACCGCCGCGAACTGGGACAGCGTGAACTTGAATATCTGGCCGAACAGGATGTCCACGAGCAGGGCCGCCTGGAAGAGCCGGAGCGCCGACATCCGGTCGGAGCCGAGCCGTGTCAGCCCCACCACCCCGAGGACGGCCGAGGTCACCTCGGTGAGCGCGACGGCCAGATGGGCCCCCGGATGCGGACCGTTCGCCAGCTCGCCGCCGACGACGTCCATGGTCATCCACACGGCGAACAGGACCGCCTCCGTCAGCAGGCAGAACACCGCGAGACCGAGCACGACACGGCTGCGGGCCACCCGCCGCAGGACGCGTCCGACGCCGGTGGCCCAGGACCTCCACCGCGCCGGCTCGGCGGGCGGACGCTCGGGCAGGACCGCGAGCAGCCTCACCAGGGCGGCGTCGACCTCGCTCCCGGAGCCCGCGACGAGACGTGTCGCCGTCTGCCGCTGCTCGGCCGTGAGCCCCGCGGCGACTCCGGCCAGGGCGAGGTCGGCGACGTTCACGGTGCGTTGCGCGGCGGTCCGTGCCGTGACGTGCGTCAGCGTCGCGTTCGCCGTGTGCCTGCGTATCAAGTGGGTCAGGAGAAGGAGCAGGACGAAGCTCAAGTAGATGATCCCTGCGGCCGGTTGGTAGAAGTAGCCCGGCTCGTCCGTGATCTGTTTGCCCACCTCGTCGATGAAGAGGCCGAAGCCGACACCCCCGACGAGGGCGGCGGCGATGCGGGGCGTCCGGCCGATGAAGGTGAGCATGAGGACGATCGCCGCCATCATCAGGAGCCCGCCCCAGAGCATGTGAGCGATGTGCAGACCGCCCGCGCCGCCCCCGCCCAGCTTCGGATACCCCGCCAGGGCGAGGAAGGCGCGCGTGACCAGGACCGTGGCGATGCCGGAGAGCGCGAAGAGTTTCAGATCGATGGGGGCGACCGCCACCCGGACCAGCGTGGGCCCGCTCGGCAGCCCTTTGCGTCGTCGCACGTCGCGTCCTCTCCCCCTGGGCGAAGCCCCTGCGGACCCCTCGCCGACCCCTCGCGAATCCCCGCGAAACCCCCGCGAGACCCCCGCGAAACCCCCGCACAGACAGCCGCCGACCCTCCGCCGGCCCTTGATCCCAGCTTGCGGGAACGGAGGTGATCCCAGCGATCCGGGATCACCCTGAGCGGCCCCCCAAGCGGCCCCTAGGTGACGCGGATCGCGAGCGAGAAGTTGCCAACGGCCGCCGCGCGGAAGGGGCCGACCGACCGCCCTGCGGAACACGTCGACCGATATGCGCTCTTGACGCGCGGTCAAGCTCACCAGCACCATCAGGCACGCCAATTCGCTTCGACGTTCACCGAATTGGCGTACCCCCCACAGAACGAACGATCCAACAGAACACGGAGCCCCCCCACATGAAGCTCTCCGTTCCCGGACGCGCCACGGCGGCCGCCGTCATAGCCGTCACCGGCCTCCTCACCACCAACGCGATATCCTCCGCGGCCCCCGCCCCCACGGCGGCCGCCCCCGACATCTCCGTGGCCAACGTCCAGGCCCACCTCTCGCAGCTGCAGTCCATCGCCGCGTCCAACGGCGGCAACCGCGCCCACGGCAGCGCGGGCTACAAGGCCTCCGTCGACTACGTGAAGGGCAAGCTGGACGAGGCCGGATTCACCACGTCCCTCCAGGAGTTCACCTCCAACGGCAAGACCGGCTACAACCTCATCGCCGACTGGCCCGGCGGCGACGCCGACCAGGTCGTCATGGCGGGCTCGCACCTCGACAGCGTCGGTTCGGGCCCCGGCATCAACGACAACGGCTCGGGCTCGGCCGCGATCCTGGAGACCGCGCTCACCGTGGCGCGCGAGCAGTACAAGCCGACCAAGCACCTGCGGTTCGCCTGGTGGGGCGCCGAGGAGCTGGGACTCGTCGGCTCCTCGCACTACGTCGACAAACTGCCGGCCGACGAGCGTTCGAAGATCAAGGACTACCTGAACTTCGACATGATCGGCTCCCCGAACCCGGGCTACTTCGTCTACGACGACGACCCCACGATCGAGAAGACCTTCAAGGACTTCTACGGCGGCCTCGACCTCGCCACGGAGCCCGACGAGGAGGGCGACGGCCGCTCGGACCACGCCCCGTTCAAGGACGCGGGCGTCCCGGTCGGCGGTCTCTTCAGCGGCGCCGACTACGAGAAGACCGCCGAGCAGGCCCAGAACTGGGGCGGCACGGCCGGTGAGCCGTTCGACAAGTGCTACCACTCCGCGTGCGACACGGAGTCGAACATCGACGGGACCGCGCTCAACCACAACAGCGACGCCGTGGCGTACGCGGTGTGGGGTCTCTCCTCCTAGCCGGTCGCCTCCCGGGCAGCCCCGGCTCCCCCGGAACCCCGGGCCCCCGGAACCCCCTGGACGCAATTACCTGCGTATGCATATAGTGCACACGCAGGTAATTGCGCGGCCCTGTGCGGCCGCGCACCACCACGCCACACCCCAGGGGGCACACCATGACCCGCAAGTTCCTCTTCGTGCTCGGCAGCTCCCGCCCCGAGGGCAACACGGAGATCCTGGCCCGCAGGGCCGCCGAACAGCTCTCCTCGGACGTCGAGCAGCGCTGGCTGAACCTGGCCGACCACCCGCTGCCCGACTTCGAGGACCTCCGCCACGACAGCGACTACGTCCGCCCGTCAGGCGACAGCACTGCGACGCTGCTCGACGCGACCATCGAGGCGACCGACATCGTCATCGCCTCGCCCCTGTACTGGTACTCGGTCTCGGCCACCACCAAGCGCTACCTCGACTACTGGTCGGGCTGGCTGCGCATCCCCGGCGTCGACTTCAAGGCCACGCTGACCGGGCGCACCCTGTGGGGCGTGACGGCGCTGGCCGACAAGGAGCCGGTCGTCGCGGAGCCGCTCGTCGGCACCCTGCGCAACTCCGCCGCGTATCTCGGGATGCGCTTCGGCGGCGTACTGCTCGGCAACGGCAGCAAGCCCGGCGACGTACTGAAGGACGAGCGGGCGCTGACGGAGGCCAAGACGTTCTTCGCGCAGGAGCCGCCGCTCGCGCGCTTCCCGTACGAGAACTGAACCCGCCCACGCCGCCCCGGCGTCCGGACGTCCGGACGCAGTCCTACGCCGTGATGTCCTACGCCGTGATGTCCTTCGTCCCGAACCGCGCCCACGCCGCCGAGCCGAACAGCACCGCGTACAGGCCCTGGAGTCCGAGGTTCTTGACCAGCTCGTCCCAGTAGACGGGCTCACGCATCAGGTCCGCGAAGGACAGCCAGTAGTGCGAGAAGAAGTACGGCTGGATGGCGTGCAGCTGGGGGATCTGGTCGAGGATCTGGATCGTGATGAGCAGCCCGACCGTCGTCGCCATCGCCGCGATGCCGCTGCTGGTCAGCGTCGACACGAAGAGACCGAGCGCCGCCACACCGATCAGTGACGCGGCGACTACGAGGGCAATGAGCAGGGCACGCAGCAGCCCTTCGCCGAAACTGATCCGGGTGCCGGAGATCGTGGTGACCTCGCCGACCGGGAAGAGCAACGCCCCGACGGCGAGCGCGGAGACGGCCACCACGAGCGTCGCGACCAGGCAGAACGTCATCGTCGTCGCGTACTTGGCCAGCAGCAGGCGCGTCCGTCCCGCCGGGGCGACCAGGAGATAGCGCAGCGTCCCCGAGCTGGACTCGCCCGCGAT
Protein-coding sequences here:
- a CDS encoding AraC family transcriptional regulator → MDALGDLLRGVRADGALFNRTVLSGPWESEHSEGAALTLATVVRGTARVTVVPGTPCALREGDAAVVCTTAPFALSAAGSDECELVTGAYQLDSAVGRRLISMLPPLLIVPAGDDCMPILELIAAEVAADRPGRQYVMDRMLDWMLACTLREWFDLPDACPPAWYRALGDEVVGPALHAMHDEPSRPWTVASLAARAQVSRAAFARNFAELVGRPPMAYLTEWRMTLAAELLAEPGATVAAVAGQVGYADGFSFSDAFKRIRGIAPSGYRASLTAGRPDSGSGSGSLRAAG
- a CDS encoding flavodoxin family protein — encoded protein: MTRKFLFVLGSSRPEGNTEILARRAAEQLSSDVEQRWLNLADHPLPDFEDLRHDSDYVRPSGDSTATLLDATIEATDIVIASPLYWYSVSATTKRYLDYWSGWLRIPGVDFKATLTGRTLWGVTALADKEPVVAEPLVGTLRNSAAYLGMRFGGVLLGNGSKPGDVLKDERALTEAKTFFAQEPPLARFPYEN
- a CDS encoding ABC transporter permease; amino-acid sequence: MSRAEVDDVRGTSEVSGKGDAREVPDAREVRRIWTLGLFRSELGITFRRWRTLALLGVLAAVPVLVGIALKIETSDGSTVGGGGEGGGPAFIAQVTNNGLFLVFTALAATLPFFLPMAVGVVAGDSIAGESSSGTLRYLLVAPAGRTRLLLAKYATTMTFCLVATLVVAVSALAVGALLFPVGEVTTISGTRISFGEGLLRALLIALVVAASLIGVAALGLFVSTLTSSGIAAMATTVGLLITIQILDQIPQLHAIQPYFFSHYWLSFADLMREPVYWDELVKNLGLQGLYAVLFGSAAWARFGTKDITA
- a CDS encoding M28 family metallopeptidase; this encodes MKLSVPGRATAAAVIAVTGLLTTNAISSAAPAPTAAAPDISVANVQAHLSQLQSIAASNGGNRAHGSAGYKASVDYVKGKLDEAGFTTSLQEFTSNGKTGYNLIADWPGGDADQVVMAGSHLDSVGSGPGINDNGSGSAAILETALTVAREQYKPTKHLRFAWWGAEELGLVGSSHYVDKLPADERSKIKDYLNFDMIGSPNPGYFVYDDDPTIEKTFKDFYGGLDLATEPDEEGDGRSDHAPFKDAGVPVGGLFSGADYEKTAEQAQNWGGTAGEPFDKCYHSACDTESNIDGTALNHNSDAVAYAVWGLSS